A genomic window from Salvia miltiorrhiza cultivar Shanhuang (shh) chromosome 5, IMPLAD_Smil_shh, whole genome shotgun sequence includes:
- the LOC131026452 gene encoding probable glutathione S-transferase: MSGGDEWILLDFWSSMFGSRVRIALAEKGIVYERREEEFPKKSEVLLEMNPTYRKIPVLIHNGKPICESWNIVQYIDEVCCFTPFLLPTDPYDRAKANFWAHFIDHKLHPVSMKTMRYETKAQLEEAEKEMVECVKLLQGELGEKPYFGGERVGYLDVILGGFCSWFCAYKELGSFSILDEFPKLKAWTHRCMQRHTFSASLPDPDKLCHLVRRIRNRNALDLQ, encoded by the exons ATGAGTGGGGGTGATGAGTGGATTTTGTTGGATTTTTGGTCAAGCATGTTCGGATCAAGGGTTAGAATTGCACTTGCAGAGAAAGGGATTGTTTATGAGAGGAGAGAAGAAGAATTCCCAAAGAAAAGCGAGGTTTTGTTGGAGATGAATCCAACTTATCGAAAAATCCCAGTTCTGATTCACAATGGCAAACCCATCTGCGAGTCGTGGAACATCGTGCAGTATATCGATGAAGTCTGCTGCTTCACTCCGTTTCTCCTCCCCACCGATCCTTATGACAGAGCCAAAGCCAACTTCTGGGCTCATTTCATTGACCACAAg CTACATCCCGTGAGTATGAAGACAATGAGGTACGAGACCAAGGCACAGTTGGAGGAAGCTGAGAAGGAGATGGTAGAGTGTGTGAAGCTATTGCAAGGTGAGCTCGGAGAGAAGCCTTATTTTGGAGGGGAGAGAGTGGGGTATTTGGATGTGATATTAGGTGGATTCTGCAGCTGGTTTTGTGCATATAAAGAGTTGGGAAGCTTCAGCATTCTTGATGAGTTCCCTAAGCTCAAGGCATGGACGCACAGATGCATGCAACGCCACACCTTCTCCGCATCTCTCCCCGACCCCGACAAGCTTTGCCATCTTGTGCGCCGCATCAGAAACCGCAACGCCTTGGACTTGCAATGA